The Archangium primigenium genomic interval GCGGGGGGGTTGGACCTCTTGCTGCTGGGCATCGGCTCCAACGGGCTGGTGGCCTTCAACGAGGCGGGCGACAGCCTCCAGGCGGCGAGCCACCGGGTGCGCCTGTCACGCGAAACGCGCCTGGGCATGGCCTCCTTCTTCGGGGACGACGTGTCCAAGGTGCCCATGGCCGCCCTCACCCTGGGCATGGGGGCGCTCTTCCAGGCGCGGCGCATCATCCTGCTGGCCTTTGGCATGAGCAAGGCGGCGGCCGTGACGGCGCTCGTGCGCGGACCCATCACCTCGCACTGTCCGGCGTCCTTGTTGCAGCTCCACGGGCAGGTGGAGGTGTGGGTGGACACCGAGGCGGGGCGAGGCCTGGAGGGAACCAGCTAGACTCCGGGCCCATGCCTGCCTTGCTTCTGAGTCTTCTCGCCGCGGCGTCGCTCGCCGCGGCTCCCGTGGTGACCCCCGCCGTGCCTCCCATCGAGCCTCCCGCCAAGGAGTCTCGTCCCGCCGCGCTCCTCACCCGCGTGTCGTTCGACTCGCAGGACGACCTCAACCGGCTCGCCGCGCGCCTGGACCTGACCGCGGCGGTGGACCGCGCGCGGGGCACGGTGGAGGCGGTGCTGTCGCCCGAGGAGTATGACGCCCTGGTGAAGGAGGGGCGGCGCGTGGAGCTGCTCGAGGAGGGCACCCGGCGCCTCAACGCGCCGCGCGAGCGTCTGGCCGAGCAGCGCCTGGGCATCTCCGGCTACGCCTGCTACCGCACGGTGGACGAGACGTACGCGTCCATGCAGGAGCTGGCCAACACGTACCCGCGGCTGGCCCAGTGGCGCTCCATCGGGGACAGCTGGGACCGGATGACCCCGGGCGGCAATCCGGGCGACGAGCTGAAGGTGCTGGTGTTGACCAACCGCGCGCGGCTCAAGGCCAAGCCGCGCTTCTTCCTGATGGCGGCCATCCACGCGCGCGAGTACGCGACGGCGGAGCTGGCGGCGCGCTTCGCCGAGGAGCTCGTCAACCGGTACGAGGTGGACGCGGACGCGCGCTGGCTGCTCGACTACCACGAGGTGCACATCGTGGTGCAGTCCAACCCGGACGGCCGACGCGTGGCGGAGACGGGCCTGTCCAAGCGCAAGAACACCAACACCACCCAGGGCTCCTGCTCCGCGGCGACGTGGGGCGTGGACCTCAACCGCAACAGCAGCTTCGACTGGAACCAGGGCGGCACGACCACCAGCGCCTGTGGCGAGACGTACCTCGGGCGCACGCCGGCCTCGGAGCCGGAGACCCAGGCGCTGGAGAACTACATCCTCTCGCTGTACGCGGACCGGCGGGGGCCCGCCGCCTCGGACCCGGCGGCCGAGGACACCTCCGGGGTGATGATCAGCCTGCACAGCTATGGCGGCTGGGTGCTCTACCCCTGGGGCGCGGACACCTCCGCGGCGCCCAACGAGGCGCGGCTGCGCACGCTCGGGCGCAAGTTCAACTACTTCAACGGCTACCAGGCGTGCCCGGCCGCCACGTGCCTGTACGTGGCCTCGGGCTCGACGGACACGTTCGCCTACGGGGTGCTGGGCGTGCCGTCCTACACCATCGAGGTGGGCACCGAGTTCTTCCAGAGCTGCTCCTCGTTCGAGAACGTCGTGCTGCCCAACAACATGCCGGCGCTCTGGTACGCCCTCAAGGCGACGCGGCGGCCGTACCAGTCGCCCGCGGGGCCGGACTCCGTCACCCTCAGCCTGTCCGCGGCCGCGGTGCGTCCGGGCACCCCGGTGACGCTCTATGCCCAGGCGGATGACACGCGCTACGGCACCAACGGCGGGGTGGAGCCCACGCAGAACATCGCCGCCGCGCGCTACAGCGTGGACGCGCCTTCCTGGGTATCCGGCACGCCGACGTACGCGCTCACCCCCCTGGACGGCGCCTTCGACAGCCCCGTCGAGCAGCTCCAGGGCACGGTCTTCACCTCGACGCTCACCCCGGGCAAGCACATCCTCTTCGTGGAGAGCCAGGACGCCAGCGGCAACTGGG includes:
- a CDS encoding glucosamine-6-phosphate deaminase produces the protein MNVRVFASELEAAAACAAHIAEALRDKPSLVLGLPTGRTPLNVYRQLVHLHQRGEADLSRATTFNLDEFLGLPPDDPCSLRAYMDRHLFRHVNLAPARIHFLDGSAERAEWECARYDARLAQAGGLDLLLLGIGSNGLVAFNEAGDSLQAASHRVRLSRETRLGMASFFGDDVSKVPMAALTLGMGALFQARRIILLAFGMSKAAAVTALVRGPITSHCPASLLQLHGQVEVWVDTEAGRGLEGTS
- a CDS encoding M14 family zinc carboxypeptidase is translated as MPALLLSLLAAASLAAAPVVTPAVPPIEPPAKESRPAALLTRVSFDSQDDLNRLAARLDLTAAVDRARGTVEAVLSPEEYDALVKEGRRVELLEEGTRRLNAPRERLAEQRLGISGYACYRTVDETYASMQELANTYPRLAQWRSIGDSWDRMTPGGNPGDELKVLVLTNRARLKAKPRFFLMAAIHAREYATAELAARFAEELVNRYEVDADARWLLDYHEVHIVVQSNPDGRRVAETGLSKRKNTNTTQGSCSAATWGVDLNRNSSFDWNQGGTTTSACGETYLGRTPASEPETQALENYILSLYADRRGPAASDPAAEDTSGVMISLHSYGGWVLYPWGADTSAAPNEARLRTLGRKFNYFNGYQACPAATCLYVASGSTDTFAYGVLGVPSYTIEVGTEFFQSCSSFENVVLPNNMPALWYALKATRRPYQSPAGPDSVTLSLSAAAVRPGTPVTLYAQADDTRYGTNGGVEPTQNIAAARYSVDAPSWVSGTPTYALTPLDGAFDSPVEQLQGTVFTSTLTPGKHILFVESQDASGNWGVPTAIFLTVVQ